A portion of the Algisphaera agarilytica genome contains these proteins:
- the pilM gene encoding pilus assembly protein PilM has product MAFGKTKSRLSPIGIDFGADSLKLLQIVPGDPPELVALGSATVPEEARTDLNARQAFLEEALPALLRRHDFKQKRVMLSTPAFQTLVNNLVINRVDNKEIDSQVDLALQTRLGVEPSRMVIRNYPGAEIYRDGHPKQEVITFAAGRDIVMRYVELANRLKLEVVGMHCEAPCVLRAFSHVGQVDASDRDRAVAFIDLGAATTKIVVARGGQMMLAKTVHAGGDQWTRKLAADQSMEFAEARLARVAQANGQSSAVATAEPATANASEPLDCETTECLIDELRMTFRHYESRYPEQPIEKLIFIGGEANRIQTCQQLARSVRVAAQLGDPFARLSRMNASGSPMEVDLSQPQPGWAVALGLCLSEANL; this is encoded by the coding sequence ATGGCCTTTGGCAAAACCAAATCTCGACTCTCGCCCATCGGCATCGATTTCGGGGCCGACAGCCTGAAGCTGCTGCAGATCGTCCCCGGCGATCCGCCCGAATTGGTCGCGCTGGGCTCGGCCACCGTGCCCGAAGAAGCCCGCACCGACCTCAACGCCCGCCAGGCCTTCCTCGAAGAAGCCCTGCCCGCACTGCTGCGTCGTCACGACTTCAAGCAGAAACGCGTCATGCTCTCCACCCCGGCGTTCCAGACGCTGGTCAACAACCTGGTGATCAACCGGGTGGACAACAAGGAAATCGACAGCCAGGTCGATCTCGCGCTGCAGACCCGCCTGGGTGTCGAGCCCAGCCGCATGGTGATCCGCAACTACCCCGGGGCCGAGATCTACCGAGACGGCCACCCGAAACAGGAAGTCATCACCTTCGCCGCCGGGCGTGACATCGTGATGCGTTACGTCGAACTCGCCAACCGCCTCAAGCTCGAGGTCGTGGGCATGCACTGCGAAGCCCCCTGCGTGCTTCGCGCGTTTTCACACGTCGGCCAAGTCGATGCGAGCGACCGCGACCGTGCGGTGGCGTTCATCGACCTCGGTGCCGCGACCACGAAGATCGTCGTCGCCCGTGGTGGGCAGATGATGCTCGCCAAGACGGTTCACGCCGGGGGCGATCAGTGGACCCGGAAGCTCGCCGCGGACCAGAGCATGGAATTCGCCGAGGCTCGGCTGGCCCGCGTGGCCCAAGCCAACGGGCAAAGTTCGGCGGTCGCCACCGCTGAACCCGCCACGGCTAACGCCAGCGAGCCATTGGACTGCGAAACCACCGAGTGCCTCATCGATGAGCTGCGGATGACCTTCCGCCACTACGAGTCGCGCTACCCCGAACAGCCGATCGAGAAGCTGATTTTCATCGGCGGCGAGGCCAACCGCATCCAGACCTGCCAGCAACTCGCCCGCAGCGTCCGCGTAGCCGCACAGCTGGGCGATCCGTTTGCCCGGCTGTCGCGGATGAACGCGAGCGGTTCGCCGATGGAAGTCGATCTGTCCCAGCCCCAGCCCGGATGGGCCGTGGCCCTGGGCCTCTGCCTCAGCGAGGCCAACCTGTAA
- a CDS encoding PilN domain-containing protein, protein MSFLPEDYLEKKIARRTNVIFVSLFAVVLTAVAATDFVGRRQDSVQLAELAARHAEFEEMRRTFEQIEELNAKKQEMKNKANVTATLKDNVLKSMVFAELINNMPATLRLTDLELQTKVAKNGAPPPRTAIQREKMRQKGTGQKEVQVVPTVVDITLIGMAPTDVEISDYIGNLNAHELFRGVSLAFVEEAKKEDNVMRKFRIELSLDREFDTADFEPTLADRELEVDPTGETLQINPEGEFVRPTESLGVVETD, encoded by the coding sequence ATGAGTTTCCTTCCCGAAGACTACCTGGAAAAGAAGATCGCGCGTCGCACGAACGTGATCTTCGTCAGCCTGTTTGCCGTGGTGCTCACGGCCGTGGCCGCGACCGATTTCGTCGGCCGACGCCAGGACTCGGTGCAACTCGCCGAACTCGCCGCCCGCCACGCGGAGTTCGAAGAGATGCGTCGGACGTTTGAGCAGATCGAAGAGCTCAACGCCAAGAAGCAAGAGATGAAGAACAAGGCCAACGTCACCGCGACGCTGAAGGACAACGTCCTGAAGTCGATGGTCTTCGCCGAGCTGATCAACAACATGCCCGCGACGCTGCGTCTGACCGACCTGGAGCTGCAAACCAAGGTCGCCAAGAACGGCGCCCCGCCGCCGCGTACCGCCATCCAACGCGAAAAGATGCGTCAGAAGGGCACCGGCCAGAAGGAAGTCCAGGTCGTTCCGACCGTCGTGGACATCACGCTGATCGGCATGGCCCCGACCGACGTCGAAATCTCCGACTACATCGGCAACCTCAACGCCCACGAGCTTTTCCGCGGCGTTAGCTTGGCCTTCGTCGAAGAGGCGAAGAAGGAAGACAACGTGATGCGTAAGTTCCGCATCGAGCTGTCGCTGGACCGCGAATTCGACACCGCCGATTTCGAACCCACCTTGGCCGATCGTGAGCTGGAAGTCGACCCCACCGGCGAGACCCTGCAGATCAACCCCGAAGGCGAGTTTGTCCGTCCCACCGAGTCGCTCGGTGTGGTTGAAACCGATTAA
- the pilO gene encoding type IV pilus inner membrane component PilO gives MRFGIREILFVLILLAIPGGWYMAVAQPRLEKKLQRTADIAKVESKIKSVEKATAGIEDVQAEIEKLQNAINHFQSMLPSDREVETLLREVWELAGEHDLNAKSVRPDKIVPAAQYAELPIMMEIVGDFDGFYDFIRDIEKLPRITRMPRIKIKRDSKEDGGVVKAEMTLSIFFEGDDARDIRS, from the coding sequence ATGCGATTTGGCATCCGAGAAATCCTGTTCGTCCTCATCCTGCTGGCCATCCCCGGTGGGTGGTACATGGCCGTGGCCCAGCCACGCCTTGAAAAGAAGCTCCAGCGCACCGCAGACATCGCGAAGGTCGAGTCCAAGATCAAGTCGGTCGAGAAAGCGACCGCCGGGATCGAAGATGTCCAGGCCGAGATCGAGAAGCTGCAGAACGCCATTAACCATTTCCAGAGCATGCTGCCCAGCGACCGCGAAGTCGAGACGCTGCTGCGTGAGGTCTGGGAGCTGGCCGGTGAGCATGATCTCAACGCCAAGAGCGTGCGTCCGGACAAGATCGTCCCCGCCGCCCAGTACGCCGAGCTGCCCATCATGATGGAGATCGTCGGCGACTTCGACGGCTTCTACGACTTTATCCGTGACATCGAGAAGCTTCCCCGGATCACCCGGATGCCCCGCATCAAGATCAAGCGTGACTCGAAGGAAGACGGCGGCGTGGTGAAGGCCGAGATGACCCTGAGCATCTTCTTCGAGGGCGACGACGCCCGCGACATCCGCTCGTAA